One Conger conger chromosome 7, fConCon1.1, whole genome shotgun sequence genomic window, gtacacaacctagattagtagtagttagtaagaatagtgctttacaacatttaactaccaagacaaaGCTGGAAGTAAGAAAACGTGAGTGACGAAAATAAttggaaacctgaaaataccgtaaacacctgaatagcGGGGCATGCAGACAGATGGGTGACTAGACTggcaaacattcagacgcagacataacaggggaggacaatagagaactgtaatggaaaacataaaccaggtaactatgaaaacatacagaacaaatacagaaacattacacgaTATGAAAGATTCTCAACAGCGGGAATAGAGTAGCCTACAGCCTACAGTAGCTTTGTGAACCCTACAGTTGCCTACATGTCAATATCCACTTCCATTAATTACAAGACAGTGGCATGAGTCCCATAATTCTTGAATagaagaatacattttggtGCGGTTGCTTTaagcaatattttaaatattgtttagGCCTATCATGTTTTAGGATCTTTAGAATGTGCAGCTCCTGTTGTAGAAAATTAATGAGATAAATAAGGGTTTAActgacaaatgtacacaaatTTGAAGTATCATcattcaaagaaaataaatcacttgcaataattttctttttttccaagatGATATTTAACATCAGTATTTTTCTTCGCAACAGGTATATCTTTGGTCTGAATCAGAGGGTTTCATATATACAGGTATTGCATGATTCTGACATGGACAATTCTGATACAAATCAGATAAGGTCGCAGCTAAATCTTAGTAATAGGCAAGCTACCGCCAATGACATTGTGACCACCTCCCACAGACGTCATAGCGACATTGACCCAATGTTGCTGTCGGGGAAGATACAAGAgctaaaggtgtgtgtgtgtgtgtgtgggggggggggggggggagctgctCTGGGGCTGCAATAGTCAAATGTGACTAGAGAGTAAATATACAAACCACATACACAAAGAGATCATACGGTGTACAACACATTATCTCTTTCTTGTATGCAGGGAATCTTTCATTTTAGGTTTCTTACATTTTCTAAAAACTCTGTTACGTATCTCAGTCAGTTTCAGCCCGTATATAATCGGGTTTAAAAGAGGGGGGATTAttagaaactgcagttccatgAAGTCACGTAAATTCTGTGGGAAATCCTTTGATCCATATCGACTGAACATTGTGTCAAAAATAATCGCTGTTGTAAAGTTTATTAATGACAGTAAATGTGGTGAGCAGGTCTTCATAAATATTGTCTTGCTTTCCTTTGATTTTATACATGCACTGATCAGTTTCATATATGAGACCACAATAAAACCAACCTGTACTATTATTGTGAAGattaaaaaaaccccataaGCATTATTGGTTGTAGTTGGTACACAGGACAGTTTTACAACTGACCAGTTATCACAGTAGGATTTATCAATGTGTGCTCCACACAATTGCAACCTGCTTGTTAACAGAACTGCAGGGGTCACAGTAATAAAGGTAAACAACCATGAAGACAAAATTAATCTGCCAGTAGTTTGTGGTGTCATTATGGTGTGGTAATTCAATGGTTTGCATATTGCAACAAACCTGTCATAACCCATTATCACTAAAGTTGCAAATTCACACATTATGGAACTATAGACTACAAATATTTGTAGCATACAACCATTGTATGAGATGTGATGAGTGTCATACAGTAAATCAGACAGGAATTTAGGGTAGAAACCAGCTGATCCATACAGTCCATTAAAACACAGGTTACACGGGAAGATGTACATGGGCTCATGGAGTGCTCTCTCTAGAATAATTGTCACAATCAGAGTCacgttaaataaaataattaaaatataaacaaataaaataaaaataaagtatgtATATTTGTTGGCTTTTGAATCCTTAAAGCTAGAAAGTATGATCATCATACTGAAAGATATGTTGtccatatgatgaatatgaccTGAGGGgaaaagcagtttttttaatgaaacattttaatcagcATATTCTTTAATTAAAACTTGAATAAAATAACCTGTTTACCACATTGTATTTCCATATTAACAGATATATGCAGAATATGGCAGAAGCACATGATTTCAGAATTCTCACAATAATAAACTTGTGGTTGTCTGACCTATATTGAACAACTGTTAAAACTTccaaatgtatttacatattaACAGACACGATATTTGCAGACAGAAGCATATCATTTCGAAATTCTCACAATAATAAACTTGTGATTGTCTGACCTACATTGAAAATGGTCAATCTTAGCGTAATACTTTCGAATACTAATAAACATCATCCAGTATTATACAACTTCCAAATGAACCACATGACTTGAAATAACTGGGACTGAAATTTTAGAGTGGGAAGTAATTTGAGTGTGTTACCAGTAAGTAATTAGATTCCCATCATTTTGGATAGTAATGTGAGCCATTAGAGGATGTAGGCTCTAGTAGACTCACCTTTGGATGTGCCGCATCTTATTGAAAGGGGAACTTTAAGGACCAGTATTCATTAAATACAGGTTCATGTATATTAGGGGCCCATACAAATTTCAGTTGTTGAATAATCCAAGAGTACAATTATGCAGTTTCCCTGCTTCATTTtactttcaaaatatttttcaaagtaTCATTCTGGTCAATTATGAATAGCGCAGCATGTAGAATGTTTGTACGAACAATCTGAAGTGGTCATGAATTGTTCATTCTTACCAGTTTTCCTATAGAGAGATGGAGGTGTTCCAGGTTTTGTCTTGAACTCCCAAAGTCCAAAGCCAACTGCTGGACTGAACTGCAGAGtaggagtttttttttaaatctcttttcTGCATGACGTAATATGGAATGTCTCATTGTGTGTCCTATGATAATATGAACACTGGGAATTAATTCATATCTTTACTCAACACATTTTCCAGAGATTTCTTGGttataaatattttgttaatgCTTTTTCCTAGTTGCCAACAAACAATGCCAAGAGCCCATGTTCCTGTTTTGTCTATTCTCCAGACATTATACAAACTCACAGGATTTAGATGAAGCTTCACatacagtttattaggtatacctgtacacaagcaacggttcgaatccgaccgtctgacaatttgtcgcatttctttccctctctctcgcccccattcttcctgtctctatatactctATATACGACTTTCTATAtactctatatactgtccaaagctgaaaaaggcctaaaaaatatctttaaaaaaaaattaatatattttttcattcttttgtgggtgtgttagtgtaaaaaacacatttgacatttccaaatattcattttccaaaagatttaattttacagagacatttttgtatttaattttaaaaagtaacatattaccagaagcaattgactactttttacataaaaacttgaacaaggctgtctgagatcagaagcaagtagccaaccaaagtctgcagaagaactgtggcaagttctccaacatgcttggaacaacctccctgctgattgtcttatagaactgcaggacagcgttcgCTATCTctgagaagtgatgcagttttaacgctgaagggtggtcgcaaaaaatattgatttaattcagtttttaactattctgccaaattactaaaatgtaatccatccatccatccatcatcacccgcttatccggagtcgggtcgcgggggcagtaggcaaagccgggtattccaggcgtccctctccccagcaacgcattctagctcctcctgggggatcccgaggcgttccctggccaggagagatatataatctctccagcgggctctgggtctccctcggggtctccgcccagttggacgagcccggaaaacctccaaagggaggcgcccgggaggcatcctgatcagatgcccgaaccacctcaattggctcctttcgacgcgaaggagcagcggctctactccgagctccctcctgatgtccgagctcctcaccatatctctaaggctgagcccggccaccctacggaggaagctcatttcggccgcttgtatacgcgatctcgttctttcggtcactacccaaagctcgtgaccataggtgagggttgggacgtagatcgaccagtaaatcgagagcttcgccttccggctcagctccctcttcaccacaacagtccggtgcaacgcccgcattactgctgacgctgcaccgatccgcctgtcaatctcacgctcccttctaccctcactcgtgaacaagaccccgagatacttgaactccttcacttggggcaaagactcgttcccaacccggagggagcaatccaccgttttccggcagaaaACCATGGCcttggacttggaggtgctgactctcatcccggccgcttcacactcggctgcaaaccgctccagtgcgtgctgaaggtcacggtccgatgaagccagcagaaccacatcatccgcaaaaagcagagatgcgattctgaggtcaccaaaccggacactctcctcaccttggctgcgccttgagatcctgtccatgaataccacaaacaggaccggtgacaaggggcaaccttggcggagtccaacacccaccggaaacgtgcttgactttgtgccgagaatgcggacacagctctcactttggttatacagggacctgatggctcgtaacaatggccccggtaccccatactcccgcagtacaccccacagggttccccgggggacacggtcgaaagccttctccaagggAAACTTGCTTCAGCTCCGGAGTCGATAAGGGCAGAGACCTTCCTAGTCTGCCCCTCCCAGGAGATGGTAACCGGGAAACAGGTGCGGTGTTTGGTGCGGCCAGTGACTAGTGGGCGTTGGCTTTTCCTGGGCAGTTTGAGACGAAGTGCCCCTCCTGGCCAccgttccacgaccaggacggaagccacattgctcctcctgaatccgaggttcgaccgtcggtcggagcctcctttccagtaccctagagtaagctttcccagggaggctgaggagtgtgaccccggtaattggagcacaccctccggtcccccttcttgaaaatggggaccaccaccccggtctgccactctacaggtactgtccccgacctccacgcgacactgaagaggcgtgtcagccaagacagcccaacaatgtccagagccttcagcatctcagggcgaatctcatttacacccggcgacttgccactgaggagctttttgactacctcagcaacttccgccagggatataggtgcagattcccccgagtcttcaggctctgcctcttccacagaggacgtgttgttcgggttcaggagctcctcgaagtgctctttccaccgcccgacaatatccccagtccgggtcagcagttctcctcccctgctgaaaacagcctgagacaagccctgctttccctttctgagtcgtcggatggtttgccagaacttcctcgaggccaaccgaaagtccttctccatattCTCCCCGagctcctcccatacccgggtttttgcttcagcgactgccgaagccgcagcccttctggccacccggtacctgtctgctgcttcaggggacccccgggccagccaagcccgaaaggcctccttcttcagcttgacggcctccctcaccgctggtgtccaccagcgggttcttgggttgccgccccgacaggcaccgatgaccttctggccacagctcctgcttgccgcctctgcaatggaggctttgaacatggcccactcggactccatgtccccagcaccccccccgggatgcgtgagaagttcttccggaggtgggagttcaagacctcgcgaacaggggcctccgccagacgttcccagttcaccctcactacacgtttgggtttaccgggtctgtccggcagcctccccggcaacttgatccaactcaccaccaggtggtgatcagttgacagctctgctcctctcttcacccgagtgtccaagacatacggccgcaggtctgatgatacgaccacaaagtcgatcatcgatctttggcctaaggtgctctggtaccaagtacacttatgagctaccctatgctcgaacatggtgtttgttatcgacaatccatgaccagcacagaagtccaataacaaaacaccgcttggtttcagatcaggcaggccgttcctcccaatcacccccctccaggtttctccgtcattgcccacgtgaacgttgaagtcgcccagtagaactatggagtctccgggtggcaccctttccaggatgccgcccagtgactccaagaaggccggatactctgaactgccgtttggtgcataagcacaaatgacagtcagagccttccccc contains:
- the LOC133133308 gene encoding olfactory receptor 52E4-like; this translates as MDNISFSMMIILSSFKDSKANKYTYFIFILFVYILIILFNVTLIVTIILERALHEPMYIFPCNLCFNGLYGSAGFYPKFLSDLLYDTHHISYNGCMLQIFVVYSSIMCEFATLVIMGYDRFVAICKPLNYHTIMTPQTTGRLILSSWLFTFITVTPAVLLTSRLQLCGAHIDKSYCDNWSVVKLSCVPTTTNNAYGVFLIFTIIVQVGFIVVSYMKLISACIKSKESKTIFMKTCSPHLLSLINFTTAIIFDTMFSRYGSKDFPQNLRDFMELQFLIIPPLLNPIIYGLKLTEIRNRVFRKCKKPKMKDSLHTRKR